In Meleagris gallopavo isolate NT-WF06-2002-E0010 breed Aviagen turkey brand Nicholas breeding stock chromosome 2, Turkey_5.1, whole genome shotgun sequence, the following are encoded in one genomic region:
- the LOC100543660 gene encoding calpain-13 isoform X2: MLNLSSALRLEQGMQTAGTTGGLQNLRKFNNQDFEHLRSLCLSQGLLFEDDTFPADISSIGPNLLPKDELQQIVWKRPKELLRNPFLIMDGVSRFDIIQGEIGDCWMLAALGSLTMQKRFLENVLPKDQGFQSDYAGIFHFRFWQFGDWVDVVIDDRLPFLNGNYLSVHPRTSNEFWPSLLEKAYAKLQGSYQNLHGGYISDALVDFTGGVQMQFSLKDPPPYLEDILKAASKSQCLMGCSTSGRMRNTVLRNGIVQGHAYTVTGAVKIRFKNHWEHIIRVWNPWGHGEWKGPWSDGSPEWDYVEPEIKEELYRKKNDGEFWMSCESFREQFSWLCVCNCTPTFLDFGDQHHTGWSVDRHINLWSPLLTTGRSDYSSGAVSKNPQYFFKVTNYDPKSYNVVISLIQKNAEGMQDAQKLKIGFFITMENSKVLKQDFSLTRDVSSCFNLSPGTYAVIPATTEDREFEFVLRIFVKNQDYNENANSQLNPMLPMDVPRQKQDSSYKAIFLKYAKQGSAIDALQLQQLLNDMVLQDEMTSLGGEFSFDSCRAILALMDLNSNGQLTLQEFGSLWRSVTKYMDLFKREDRNRSGFLDVSELKSAIQTAGLPVNEQILRLMALRYGDVYRRMGFADFVSCMLRLETMTYAFQNLAKGGPQVLMTVMEWLTLVMYI; the protein is encoded by the exons ATGCTCAACCTCAGCTCGGCTCTGAGGTTGGAGCAAGGCATGCAAACAGCAGGGACAACAGGAGGCCTCCAGAACCTGAGGAAATTTAATAATCAGGACTTCGAGCACCTGCGATCCCTGTGTCTGAGCCAAGGTCTGTTGTTTGAGGATGACACCTTCCCTGCCGATATCAGCTCCATTGGTCCTAACCTGCTCCCAAAGGATGAGCTGCAGCAAATAGTGTGGAAGAGGCCAAAG gagCTTCTGAGAAACCCCTTTTTGATAATGGATGGAGTTAGCAGATTTGATATTATTCAAGGAGAAATAG GTGACTGCTGGATGCTGGCTGCCCTGGGCTCCCTGACAATGCAGAAGCGatttctggaaaatgttttaCCAAAGGACCAAGGATTCCAGAGTGATTATGCTGGGATTTTCCATTTTCGG ttctGGCAATTTGGAGACTGGGTGGATGTAGTGATAGATGACCGGCTGCCTTTCCTAAATGGCAATTACCTGTCTGTACACCCTCGAACATCAAATGAATTCTGGCCATCCTTGCTGGAAAAAGCATATGCTAA gCTGCAGGGCTCCTACCAGAACTTGCACGGGGGCTACATTTCTGATGCTTTAGTAGACTTCACAGGCGGAGTCCAAATGCAGTTCTCATTAAAGGACCCCCCTCCTTATCTGGAGGACATTCTGAAAGCTGCTAGCAAATCTCAGTGTCTGATGGGATGTAGCACCTCAGGCCGG ATGAGAAACACAGTATTAAGGAATGGGATTGTGCAAGGTCATGCATACACTGTCACAGGAGCCGTGAAG ATACGATTCAAGAACCACTGGGAACATATCATCAGAGTCTGGAATCCATGGGGCCATGGGGAGTGGAAGGGGCCCTGGAGTGATGG CTCTCCAGAATGGGACTACGTTGAGCCTGAAATTAAGGAAGagctttacagaaagaaaaatgatggaGAATTCTG GATGTCCTGTGAAAGCTTTCGGGAGCAGTTTTCCTGGCTGTGTGTTTGTAACTGCACCCCAACGTTTCTGGACTTTGGAGATCAGCACCACACAGGATGGTCTGTGGACAGGCACATCAACCTGTGGAGCCCGCTGCTCACTACTGGCAGGAGTGACTATTCTTCTG GTGCAGTTTCAAAGAACCCTCAGTATTTCTTCAAAGTAACAAATTATGACCCCAAATCCTACAATGTGGTCATTTCACTCAtacaaaaaaatgcagaggGTATGCAGGATGCACAAAAATTGAAGATTGGCTTCTTTATCACCATG gagAACTCCAAAGTTCTGAAACAAGATTTCTCCCTTACCCGAGACGTGAGCAGCTGCTTTAATTTGAGCCCAGGAACTTATGCTGTCATTCCTGCTACAACAGAGGACCGAGAATTTGAATTTGTCTTACGAATTTTTGTGAAGAATCAAGACTACAATGA GAACGCAAACTCTCAGCTCAACCCAATGCTGCCAATG GATGTACCAAGACAGAAACAGGACAGCTCCTATAAGGCTATCTTCCTAAAATATGCGAAGCAG GGCTCAGCTATTGATGCTTTGCAGTTGCAACAACTTCTTAATGACATGGTCCTGCAAG ATGAAATGACCAGCCTGGGAGGAGAGTTCAGCTTTGATTCATGTCGAGCCATTTTAGCTCTGATGGAT CTCAATTCAAATGGACAACTCACGCTGCAGGAGTTTGGGAGCCTCTGGCGAAGTGTCACCAAGTACATG gaTCTCTTCAagagagaagacagaaatcGTTCTGGATTTCTCGATGTATCTGAACTGAAGAGTGCGATACAGACAGCAG GCCTGCCCGTCAATGAGCAGATCCTGCGCCTGATGGCCCTGCGCTACGGCGATGTGTACAGGAGAATGGGCTTTGCTGACTTCGTGAGCTGCATGCTGCGCCTTGAAACCATGACCT ATGCGTTCCAAAACTTAGCCAAAGGTGGACCACAAGTTTTGATGACGGTGATGGAG tggCTGACTCTTGTCATGTACATCTGA
- the LOC100543660 gene encoding calpain-13 isoform X1, with product MLNLSSALRLEQGMQTAGTTGGLQNLRKFNNQDFEHLRSLCLSQGLLFEDDTFPADISSIGPNLLPKDELQQIVWKRPKELLRNPFLIMDGVSRFDIIQGEIGDCWMLAALGSLTMQKRFLENVLPKDQGFQSDYAGIFHFRFWQFGDWVDVVIDDRLPFLNGNYLSVHPRTSNEFWPSLLEKAYAKLQGSYQNLHGGYISDALVDFTGGVQMQFSLKDPPPYLEDILKAASKSQCLMGCSTSGRMRNTVLRNGIVQGHAYTVTGAVKIRFKNHWEHIIRVWNPWGHGEWKGPWSDGSPEWDYVEPEIKEELYRKKNDGEFWMSCESFREQFSWLCVCNCTPTFLDFGDQHHTGWSVDRHINLWSPLLTTGRSDYSSAGAVSKNPQYFFKVTNYDPKSYNVVISLIQKNAEGMQDAQKLKIGFFITMENSKVLKQDFSLTRDVSSCFNLSPGTYAVIPATTEDREFEFVLRIFVKNQDYNENANSQLNPMLPMDVPRQKQDSSYKAIFLKYAKQGSAIDALQLQQLLNDMVLQDEMTSLGGEFSFDSCRAILALMDLNSNGQLTLQEFGSLWRSVTKYMDLFKREDRNRSGFLDVSELKSAIQTAGLPVNEQILRLMALRYGDVYRRMGFADFVSCMLRLETMTYAFQNLAKGGPQVLMTVMEWLTLVMYI from the exons ATGCTCAACCTCAGCTCGGCTCTGAGGTTGGAGCAAGGCATGCAAACAGCAGGGACAACAGGAGGCCTCCAGAACCTGAGGAAATTTAATAATCAGGACTTCGAGCACCTGCGATCCCTGTGTCTGAGCCAAGGTCTGTTGTTTGAGGATGACACCTTCCCTGCCGATATCAGCTCCATTGGTCCTAACCTGCTCCCAAAGGATGAGCTGCAGCAAATAGTGTGGAAGAGGCCAAAG gagCTTCTGAGAAACCCCTTTTTGATAATGGATGGAGTTAGCAGATTTGATATTATTCAAGGAGAAATAG GTGACTGCTGGATGCTGGCTGCCCTGGGCTCCCTGACAATGCAGAAGCGatttctggaaaatgttttaCCAAAGGACCAAGGATTCCAGAGTGATTATGCTGGGATTTTCCATTTTCGG ttctGGCAATTTGGAGACTGGGTGGATGTAGTGATAGATGACCGGCTGCCTTTCCTAAATGGCAATTACCTGTCTGTACACCCTCGAACATCAAATGAATTCTGGCCATCCTTGCTGGAAAAAGCATATGCTAA gCTGCAGGGCTCCTACCAGAACTTGCACGGGGGCTACATTTCTGATGCTTTAGTAGACTTCACAGGCGGAGTCCAAATGCAGTTCTCATTAAAGGACCCCCCTCCTTATCTGGAGGACATTCTGAAAGCTGCTAGCAAATCTCAGTGTCTGATGGGATGTAGCACCTCAGGCCGG ATGAGAAACACAGTATTAAGGAATGGGATTGTGCAAGGTCATGCATACACTGTCACAGGAGCCGTGAAG ATACGATTCAAGAACCACTGGGAACATATCATCAGAGTCTGGAATCCATGGGGCCATGGGGAGTGGAAGGGGCCCTGGAGTGATGG CTCTCCAGAATGGGACTACGTTGAGCCTGAAATTAAGGAAGagctttacagaaagaaaaatgatggaGAATTCTG GATGTCCTGTGAAAGCTTTCGGGAGCAGTTTTCCTGGCTGTGTGTTTGTAACTGCACCCCAACGTTTCTGGACTTTGGAGATCAGCACCACACAGGATGGTCTGTGGACAGGCACATCAACCTGTGGAGCCCGCTGCTCACTACTGGCAGGAGTGACTATTCTTCTG CAGGTGCAGTTTCAAAGAACCCTCAGTATTTCTTCAAAGTAACAAATTATGACCCCAAATCCTACAATGTGGTCATTTCACTCAtacaaaaaaatgcagaggGTATGCAGGATGCACAAAAATTGAAGATTGGCTTCTTTATCACCATG gagAACTCCAAAGTTCTGAAACAAGATTTCTCCCTTACCCGAGACGTGAGCAGCTGCTTTAATTTGAGCCCAGGAACTTATGCTGTCATTCCTGCTACAACAGAGGACCGAGAATTTGAATTTGTCTTACGAATTTTTGTGAAGAATCAAGACTACAATGA GAACGCAAACTCTCAGCTCAACCCAATGCTGCCAATG GATGTACCAAGACAGAAACAGGACAGCTCCTATAAGGCTATCTTCCTAAAATATGCGAAGCAG GGCTCAGCTATTGATGCTTTGCAGTTGCAACAACTTCTTAATGACATGGTCCTGCAAG ATGAAATGACCAGCCTGGGAGGAGAGTTCAGCTTTGATTCATGTCGAGCCATTTTAGCTCTGATGGAT CTCAATTCAAATGGACAACTCACGCTGCAGGAGTTTGGGAGCCTCTGGCGAAGTGTCACCAAGTACATG gaTCTCTTCAagagagaagacagaaatcGTTCTGGATTTCTCGATGTATCTGAACTGAAGAGTGCGATACAGACAGCAG GCCTGCCCGTCAATGAGCAGATCCTGCGCCTGATGGCCCTGCGCTACGGCGATGTGTACAGGAGAATGGGCTTTGCTGACTTCGTGAGCTGCATGCTGCGCCTTGAAACCATGACCT ATGCGTTCCAAAACTTAGCCAAAGGTGGACCACAAGTTTTGATGACGGTGATGGAG tggCTGACTCTTGTCATGTACATCTGA